A window of the Cystobacter fuscus genome harbors these coding sequences:
- the scpA gene encoding methylmalonyl-CoA mutase — protein sequence MRTHVPDFSGIDFDAPETRPSASALEAQRQHAREANRGAEPWLTPEGLPLKPFYTPEDLEGVEHLGSLPGLPPFVRGPYSTMYVQQPWTVRQYAGFSTAEASNAFYRRNLSAGQKGLSIAFDLATHRGYDSDHPRVAGDVGMAGVAIDSIKDMRILFDRIPLDQMSVSMTMNGAVLPVLALYVVAAEEQGVRPEQLSGTIQNDILKEFMVRNTYIYPPGPSMRIIGDIFRFTAERMPRFNSISISGYHMQEAGATQDLELGYTLADGVEYVRAGLAAGLSVDAFAPRLSFFWAIGMNFFMEVAKMRAARMLWAKLIKGFSPRSDKSLALRTHSQTSGWSLTAQDVFNNVVRTCVEAMAATQGHTQSLHTNSLDEAIALPTDFSARIARNTQLYLQLESGTTRVIDPWGGSYYVERLTHELAQKAWAHIQEVEALGGMTKAIEAGLPKLRIEEAAARTQARIDSGRQAIIGVNKYPPEHEDTIEILKVDNSAVREAQIARLRELRAERNADEVRRRLDALTTAAERREGNLLALAIDAARAKATVGEISAALEKVFGRYEATARGVTGVYASEAGKDAQGIAEARTRADAFLARVGRRPRILIAKMGQDGHDRGQKVIATAFADLGFDVDIGPLFQTPEESARQAVENDVHIVGASSLAAGHLTLVPQLKQALAALGREDIMIVVGGVIPVQDYDALRTAGASAIFGPGTVIAKAAIELLDKLTASLGEA from the coding sequence ATGCGCACCCACGTCCCGGACTTCTCCGGCATCGACTTCGACGCCCCTGAAACTCGCCCCTCCGCGTCCGCGCTCGAGGCCCAGCGCCAACACGCGCGCGAGGCCAACCGCGGCGCCGAGCCCTGGCTCACGCCCGAGGGCCTGCCGCTCAAGCCCTTCTACACCCCCGAGGACCTGGAGGGGGTGGAGCACCTGGGCTCGCTGCCGGGCCTGCCGCCCTTCGTGCGCGGCCCGTACTCCACCATGTACGTGCAGCAGCCGTGGACGGTGCGCCAGTACGCCGGCTTCTCCACGGCCGAGGCCTCCAATGCCTTCTACCGCCGCAACCTCTCGGCCGGACAGAAGGGGTTGTCCATCGCCTTCGATCTGGCCACGCACCGCGGCTACGACAGCGACCATCCGCGCGTGGCGGGCGACGTGGGCATGGCGGGCGTGGCCATCGACTCCATCAAGGACATGCGCATCCTGTTCGATCGCATCCCGCTCGATCAGATGAGCGTGTCGATGACGATGAACGGGGCGGTGCTCCCGGTGCTCGCGCTCTACGTGGTGGCGGCCGAGGAGCAGGGCGTGCGCCCCGAGCAGCTCAGCGGGACCATCCAGAACGACATCCTCAAGGAGTTCATGGTCCGCAACACGTACATCTACCCGCCGGGCCCGTCGATGCGCATCATCGGCGACATCTTCCGCTTCACCGCGGAGCGGATGCCGCGCTTCAACAGCATCAGCATCAGCGGCTACCACATGCAGGAGGCGGGGGCGACGCAGGACCTGGAGCTCGGCTACACGCTGGCGGATGGCGTGGAGTACGTGCGCGCGGGGCTCGCGGCGGGCCTGAGCGTGGACGCGTTCGCGCCCCGGCTGTCGTTCTTCTGGGCCATCGGCATGAACTTCTTCATGGAGGTGGCCAAGATGCGCGCGGCCCGGATGCTCTGGGCCAAACTCATCAAGGGCTTCTCGCCCAGGAGCGACAAGAGCCTCGCGCTGCGCACGCACAGCCAGACGTCCGGCTGGAGCCTCACCGCCCAGGACGTGTTCAACAACGTGGTGCGCACCTGCGTGGAGGCCATGGCCGCCACCCAGGGCCACACCCAGAGCCTGCACACCAACTCGCTCGACGAGGCGATTGCGCTCCCCACCGACTTCAGCGCCCGCATCGCGCGCAACACCCAGCTCTACCTCCAGCTCGAGAGCGGCACCACGCGCGTCATCGATCCGTGGGGCGGCAGCTACTACGTGGAGCGCCTCACCCATGAGCTCGCCCAGAAGGCGTGGGCGCACATCCAGGAGGTCGAGGCGCTCGGCGGCATGACCAAGGCCATTGAAGCGGGGCTGCCCAAGCTGCGCATCGAGGAGGCGGCGGCGCGCACCCAGGCCCGCATCGACTCGGGCCGGCAGGCCATCATCGGCGTGAACAAGTACCCACCCGAGCACGAGGACACGATCGAGATCCTCAAGGTGGACAACTCCGCCGTGCGCGAGGCGCAGATCGCCCGGCTGCGCGAGCTGCGCGCGGAGCGTAACGCGGACGAGGTGCGCCGACGGCTCGACGCGCTCACCACGGCCGCGGAGCGGCGCGAGGGCAACCTGCTCGCGCTCGCCATCGACGCGGCGCGGGCCAAGGCCACGGTGGGGGAGATCAGTGCCGCGCTCGAGAAGGTCTTCGGACGCTACGAGGCCACGGCGCGCGGCGTGACGGGGGTGTACGCGAGCGAGGCGGGCAAGGACGCCCAGGGCATCGCCGAGGCACGCACCCGGGCCGACGCCTTCCTCGCGCGCGTCGGCCGCCGGCCGCGCATCCTCATCGCGAAGATGGGGCAGGACGGGCACGACCGCGGCCAGAAGGTCATCGCCACGGCGTTCGCGGACCTGGGCTTCGACGTGGACATCGGGCCCCTGTTCCAGACGCCCGAGGAGTCGGCGCGCCAGGCCGTGGAGAACGACGTGCACATCGTGGGCGCCAGCTCGCTCGCCGCGGGCCACCTCACGCTCGTGCCCCAGCTCAAGCAGGCGCTCGCGGCGCTGGGCCGCGAGGACATCATGATCGTCGTGGGCGGCGTCATCCCCGTGCAGGACTACGACGCGCTGCGCACCGCCGGGGCCTCGGCCATCTTCGGCCCCGGCACCGTCATCGCCAAGGCGGCCATCGAGCTGCTCGACAAGCTGACCGCCTCGCTGGGGGAGGCGTGA